Proteins encoded within one genomic window of Amycolatopsis sp. 2-15:
- a CDS encoding phospholipase D-like domain-containing protein, translated as MKTLRSFLDKADERLGDGLERVLCAHHRRRLRGLGWGAVLEPVGGQDRFGGRAPIRRHNRVEVLIDGEESLPVIENAIRRARSHVHIAGWHASADFRLTREPGALTLRELLAETAGRGVGVRVLLWAGPPLPAFQPTRGLARKEQRQLSTGTGVRCVLDSRERTMHCHHEKLVVVDDTVAFVGGVDFTALEGDRHDSPNHPPRAIGWHDLVARLEGPVVADVAEHFRQRWTEVAGEDLPAPDVPGPAGDSGVQLLRTVPDNTYAFAPKGEFTILDSYLRALRSARRLVYLENQFLWSPEIIEVLLAKLREPPDDRFRVVLVLPRKPSNGADTTRGQLGRLIDADDGNNRLLATTISAHDGDSAAPVYVHAKLGIVDDEWLTVGSANLNEHSLFNDTEVNITTDDRALVRATRLRLWSEHLGRPAAELDTDPADVIDHLWRPLAEEQADRERRGERRTHRLVLLPGVSRRAGRLQGPLRGLLVDG; from the coding sequence GTGAAGACACTTCGCTCTTTCCTGGACAAGGCGGACGAACGGCTGGGCGACGGGCTCGAGCGCGTCCTGTGCGCCCATCACCGGCGGCGGCTGCGTGGGCTCGGCTGGGGCGCCGTGCTCGAACCGGTCGGTGGGCAGGACCGGTTCGGCGGACGAGCCCCGATCCGCCGGCACAACAGGGTCGAAGTGCTGATCGACGGCGAGGAGTCCTTGCCGGTGATCGAGAACGCCATCCGGCGCGCCCGGTCCCACGTGCACATCGCCGGCTGGCACGCGAGCGCCGACTTCCGGCTCACGCGCGAACCTGGCGCGCTCACGCTTCGGGAGCTGCTCGCCGAGACCGCCGGACGCGGTGTCGGCGTACGCGTGCTGCTGTGGGCGGGCCCACCGCTGCCGGCGTTCCAGCCGACGCGGGGCCTGGCGCGGAAGGAGCAGCGGCAGCTCTCCACGGGGACCGGCGTGCGTTGCGTGCTGGACTCCCGCGAGCGGACCATGCATTGCCACCACGAGAAACTGGTGGTGGTCGACGACACGGTGGCGTTCGTCGGCGGCGTGGATTTCACCGCGCTGGAAGGCGACCGGCACGACAGCCCGAACCACCCGCCGCGGGCGATCGGCTGGCACGATCTGGTGGCCCGGCTCGAAGGGCCGGTCGTCGCGGACGTCGCGGAGCACTTCCGGCAGCGGTGGACCGAAGTGGCGGGCGAAGACCTGCCGGCCCCGGATGTGCCGGGGCCCGCGGGCGACAGCGGCGTGCAGCTGCTGCGGACGGTGCCCGACAACACCTACGCGTTCGCGCCGAAGGGCGAATTCACGATCCTCGACAGCTACCTTCGCGCGCTGCGGTCGGCACGGCGGCTGGTCTACCTGGAGAACCAGTTCCTGTGGTCGCCCGAAATCATCGAAGTGCTCCTCGCCAAACTGCGCGAGCCGCCGGACGACCGCTTCCGCGTGGTGCTGGTGCTGCCGCGCAAACCCAGCAACGGTGCCGACACCACTCGCGGCCAGCTGGGCCGGCTCATCGACGCGGACGACGGGAACAACCGGCTCCTCGCGACGACGATCAGCGCCCACGACGGCGACTCCGCCGCCCCCGTGTACGTCCACGCGAAACTCGGCATCGTGGACGACGAGTGGCTGACCGTGGGATCCGCGAACCTGAACGAGCACTCGCTCTTCAACGACACGGAAGTCAACATCACGACCGACGACCGTGCTCTGGTCCGCGCCACCAGGCTGCGCTTGTGGTCCGAACACCTGGGCCGCCCCGCCGCGGAACTGGACACCGACCCGGCGGACGTGATCGACCACCTGTGGCGGCCCCTCGCGGAGGAACAAGCCGACCGTGAACGGCGCGGCGAGCGGCGCACCCACCGGCTCGTGCTGCTCCCCGGCGTCTCCCGCCGCGCCGGCCGGCTGCAGGGCCCGTTGCGGGGTCTCCTCGTGGACGGCTGA
- a CDS encoding MFS transporter, whose protein sequence is MRRVALSVLIGTTIEWYDFQLYGIAAALVIAPLYFPSADPLAGSLLAFSTFAIGFGARPIGGIILGHFGDRIGRKKMLVLSLTMMGFATFLMGVLPTYAQVGVWAPILMVLLRLVQGFGVGGEWGGAVLTAVEYASPRKRGLYGSLPQIGVPAGLVLSTLVFLLVSQLPEQQFMAWGWRIPFLISIVLVAVGLVVRLQLRETPVFEKVRERKEAQRAPLITAIRAYPMQILLAIGSMISTGAYYYIVNTYALSYATSAKTMDRGSLLTAIMVSGVVACAALPYFGSMSERFGRRRMILIGLAAMAAWIYPTILAVASGNFAAVLGAYLVGAIFFSVSYGPQATFIVEMFDARVRFSAASTSFQMGVLLGGALAPIIAASLVRATGSVVSVAVYVCLVSLLSLGCVLGVSRAALARGSADLDSV, encoded by the coding sequence ATGCGGCGGGTCGCCCTGTCGGTGCTGATCGGCACGACCATCGAGTGGTACGACTTCCAGCTCTACGGGATCGCCGCCGCTCTGGTCATCGCACCGCTGTACTTTCCCTCCGCGGACCCGCTCGCCGGCTCGTTGCTCGCGTTCTCGACCTTCGCGATCGGGTTCGGGGCCCGGCCGATCGGCGGGATCATCCTCGGCCACTTCGGCGACCGGATCGGCCGGAAGAAGATGCTGGTCCTCTCGCTGACCATGATGGGGTTCGCGACGTTCCTCATGGGCGTGCTGCCCACCTACGCGCAAGTGGGCGTGTGGGCGCCGATCCTCATGGTGCTCTTGCGCCTGGTGCAGGGCTTCGGAGTCGGTGGCGAATGGGGCGGCGCCGTGCTCACGGCCGTGGAGTACGCCTCGCCCCGCAAGCGCGGCCTCTACGGCAGCCTCCCGCAGATCGGCGTCCCGGCCGGGCTGGTGCTGTCCACCCTGGTGTTCCTGCTGGTCTCGCAACTGCCCGAGCAGCAGTTCATGGCGTGGGGCTGGCGGATTCCGTTCCTCATCAGCATCGTGCTGGTGGCCGTGGGGCTCGTGGTGCGGTTGCAGCTGCGCGAGACGCCGGTGTTCGAGAAGGTCCGTGAACGCAAGGAGGCGCAGCGCGCGCCGCTGATCACCGCGATCCGCGCGTACCCCATGCAGATCCTGCTCGCCATCGGCTCGATGATCAGCACCGGCGCCTACTACTACATCGTCAACACCTACGCCCTGAGCTACGCCACCTCGGCGAAAACGATGGACCGGGGTTCCTTGCTCACCGCCATCATGGTCTCCGGTGTGGTCGCGTGCGCGGCACTGCCGTACTTCGGCTCGATGAGCGAACGGTTCGGCAGGCGCCGCATGATCCTGATCGGCCTCGCCGCGATGGCGGCGTGGATCTACCCGACGATCCTCGCGGTCGCGAGCGGCAACTTCGCCGCGGTGCTGGGGGCTTACCTCGTGGGCGCGATCTTCTTCAGCGTCAGCTACGGACCGCAGGCCACGTTCATCGTGGAGATGTTCGACGCCCGGGTCCGGTTCAGCGCCGCGTCGACCAGTTTCCAGATGGGTGTGCTGCTGGGTGGCGCGCTCGCGCCGATCATCGCGGCTTCACTGGTCCGGGCCACCGGCTCGGTCGTCTCGGTGGCCGTCTACGTCTGCCTGGTGTCGTTGCTGTCGCTCGGCTGTGTGCTGGGCGTCAGCCGGGCGGCGCTGGCCCGAGGGAGTGCCGACCTCGACTCCGTGTGA
- a CDS encoding TetR/AcrR family transcriptional regulator: MTKSTAVSPQAVHEAARDLFASRGYRGTSMKDIAQVLAVSAPNLYNHVTSKQDLLYRIMDVAMDRALAALATALDGVTDLADQLRRATEVTVLDFLENPAEVTVCNSEIRNLEAPLRQAIIDKRDAYGAQILAIVDRGCAQGLFDVPEPRVASFAILEMGNNAKAWFHPDGHYTAAEVAALYGTFALRIVGCLPTER, translated from the coding sequence GTGACCAAGTCAACGGCCGTCTCGCCGCAGGCCGTGCACGAAGCCGCTCGCGACCTGTTCGCGAGCCGGGGATACCGCGGCACCTCGATGAAGGACATCGCGCAGGTCTTGGCAGTCTCCGCGCCGAACCTCTACAACCACGTCACGTCCAAGCAGGATCTGCTCTACCGGATCATGGACGTGGCGATGGACCGCGCTCTCGCCGCACTCGCCACCGCCCTCGACGGTGTGACCGACCTGGCGGACCAGCTGCGGCGCGCCACCGAGGTCACGGTGCTGGACTTCCTCGAGAACCCCGCCGAGGTCACGGTCTGCAACAGCGAGATCCGCAATCTGGAAGCACCGTTGCGCCAGGCCATCATCGACAAACGCGACGCCTACGGCGCGCAGATCCTCGCCATCGTCGACCGCGGCTGCGCGCAAGGCCTGTTCGACGTGCCCGAACCGCGGGTCGCCTCGTTCGCGATCCTGGAGATGGGCAACAACGCCAAGGCCTGGTTCCACCCGGACGGCCACTACACCGCGGCCGAAGTGGCCGCGCTGTACGGCACTTTCGCCCTGCGGATCGTCGGCTGCCTGCCCACGGAGCGGTGA
- a CDS encoding LLM class F420-dependent oxidoreductase, producing the protein MRIGTGINYSGGFADSVADIVELEKVGLDIAFVPEAYSFDAVSQLGYLAAKTERVQLASGIFQIYTRTPSLTAMTAAGLDFVSGGRFTLGLGASGPQVIEGFHGVKYDAPLARTREIVEICRQVWRRERVVHEGKHYTIPLPPEQGTGLGKPLKLINHPVRERIPILLAALGPKNVALTAELAEGWEPIFFHPEKANDVWGESLAEGKAKRDPALGELDVFAGPALAIGDDVEHLLDQVRPHLALYIGGMGARGNNFYNTLAQRYGFEAEAKQIQDLYLDGKKDEAAAAVPLELLRAISLVGPASYVKERVAAFAEAGVTTLVVSPLQPGREARLDAVAKLKEIVG; encoded by the coding sequence ATGAGGATCGGGACGGGCATCAACTACTCCGGCGGGTTCGCCGACAGCGTGGCGGACATCGTCGAGCTGGAGAAGGTGGGGCTCGACATCGCCTTCGTCCCGGAGGCCTACAGCTTCGACGCGGTGAGCCAGCTGGGATACCTCGCGGCGAAGACCGAACGGGTGCAGCTGGCGTCCGGGATCTTCCAGATCTACACGCGCACGCCGAGCCTTACGGCGATGACGGCGGCGGGTCTGGACTTCGTGTCCGGCGGCCGGTTCACGCTGGGGCTCGGTGCGTCGGGCCCGCAGGTGATCGAGGGCTTCCACGGTGTGAAGTACGACGCGCCGCTGGCCCGTACGCGCGAGATCGTGGAGATCTGCCGGCAGGTGTGGCGGCGCGAGCGCGTGGTCCACGAGGGCAAGCACTACACCATTCCGCTGCCGCCGGAGCAGGGCACGGGGCTGGGCAAGCCGCTGAAGCTGATCAACCACCCGGTGCGCGAGCGGATCCCGATCCTGCTGGCGGCGCTGGGGCCGAAGAACGTCGCGTTGACCGCGGAGCTGGCCGAGGGCTGGGAGCCGATCTTCTTCCACCCGGAGAAGGCGAACGACGTCTGGGGCGAGTCACTGGCCGAGGGCAAGGCCAAGCGCGACCCGGCGCTGGGCGAGCTGGACGTGTTCGCGGGCCCGGCGCTCGCGATCGGCGACGACGTGGAGCACCTGCTCGACCAGGTCCGGCCGCACCTGGCGCTCTACATCGGCGGGATGGGCGCGCGCGGCAACAACTTCTACAACACCCTCGCCCAGCGCTACGGCTTCGAGGCCGAGGCGAAACAGATCCAGGACCTCTACCTCGACGGCAAGAAGGACGAGGCCGCGGCCGCCGTGCCCCTGGAATTGCTGCGCGCGATCTCGCTCGTGGGCCCCGCGTCGTATGTCAAGGAACGGGTGGCGGCATTCGCGGAAGCGGGGGTGACCACGCTCGTGGTCAGTCCACTGCAGCCCGGTCGCGAGGCTCGGCTCGACGCGGTGGCGAAGCTGAAGGAGATCGTCGGCTGA
- a CDS encoding Ppx/GppA phosphatase family protein → MRRKAGPAAGVLDVGSFSARLVVLEPGGTPLEPALSHQTRLRLDRELDDDCRLSPRGIAAISAAVARGVAVAEEHGVRDVFPLATSSIRDAANAGEVVRRVRRDTGVELQFLSGRREAELTYVGARRWYGASAGPLLVLDIGGGTVELSAGRGSQAEFARSLPLGARSVTRDWLPAEPPVRTKKVRALREHVLEEVAGALGDATEHLADHRVVGCSKVLRQLARLAGDRPGRDRELHLEDLRVWIPRLAAMPSAKRAELPGISRQRAQQALGGAVVAEALLTIAGGRMAICPWSTRDGLLLTLLDALVTTPDSTGSRPAA, encoded by the coding sequence GTGCGCAGAAAAGCGGGGCCGGCTGCCGGGGTTCTGGACGTGGGATCGTTCAGCGCCCGCCTTGTCGTACTCGAGCCGGGCGGAACGCCGCTGGAACCGGCCCTGAGCCACCAGACGCGGCTGCGCCTCGACCGCGAGCTCGACGACGACTGCCGGCTGAGCCCGCGCGGCATCGCGGCCATTTCCGCGGCGGTCGCCCGCGGCGTGGCCGTGGCGGAAGAGCACGGCGTGCGCGACGTGTTCCCGCTGGCGACGTCCTCGATCCGCGACGCGGCCAACGCCGGCGAGGTGGTGCGCCGCGTCCGCCGCGACACCGGCGTGGAGCTGCAGTTCCTCTCCGGCCGCCGCGAAGCCGAGCTGACCTACGTGGGCGCGCGGCGCTGGTACGGCGCGTCCGCGGGCCCGCTGCTGGTGCTCGACATCGGCGGCGGCACGGTGGAGCTGTCGGCCGGGCGCGGCTCGCAGGCCGAGTTCGCCCGTTCGCTTCCGCTCGGCGCCCGCTCGGTCACGCGCGACTGGCTGCCGGCCGAGCCGCCGGTGCGCACGAAGAAGGTCCGCGCGCTGCGCGAGCACGTGCTGGAAGAGGTGGCCGGCGCACTGGGTGACGCGACGGAACACCTCGCCGACCACCGTGTGGTCGGCTGTTCGAAGGTGCTGCGCCAGCTCGCCCGCCTCGCGGGCGACCGCCCCGGCAGGGACCGCGAACTGCACCTCGAGGATCTGCGCGTCTGGATCCCGCGCCTGGCCGCCATGCCGTCGGCGAAACGCGCCGAACTGCCCGGCATCTCGCGCCAGCGCGCCCAGCAGGCCCTCGGCGGCGCTGTTGTGGCGGAAGCACTGCTGACCATTGCGGGCGGACGAATGGCCATCTGTCCGTGGTCGACCCGCGACGGCCTTCTGCTCACCCTGCTCGACGCGCTCGTCACGACCCCGGACAGCACGGGTTCGCGTCCGGCCGCGTGA
- a CDS encoding glycoside hydrolase family 65 protein encodes MTETLFGYECSPWELRWRGLDVDALQRTESAFALSNGHIGLRGTLEEAEPRGLPGTYLNGFYEQHELPYAEGGYGYPEEGQTVVNVTDGKILRLLVEDEPLDMRYGTALEHDRVLDFRSGTLTRSTEWSSPTGRRVRVKTERLVSFTQRAIAAIRYEVEPLDEDLQLVVQSDLLANEPIESETRDPRVAAALDTPLVSQFNRAANYQAVLVHQTRNSGLRMAAAMDHKIEVDDGIRTRIHSEDDLARLTVAVDVPKGGRLRITKFLAYGWSAQRSVPALRAQVEAALAGARQTGWKGLITEQRQYLDDFWATSDIEIDGDPELQQAVRFALFHLLQAGARGEQRAIAGKGLTGPGYDGHAFWDTETFVLPVLTYTIPDAARDALSWRHSTMDKARERATQLGLHGAAFPWRSITGAECSAYWPAGTAAFHVSADIADAVQRYVNATEDEDFERGCGAELLVETARLWASLGHYDRHGHFRIDGVTGPDEYSAVADNNVYTNLMARRNLIAAAQVCEKYPDARQQFEVDVAELDSWRSAADAMFLPYNQELGVHPQSEGFLEHDEWDYKGTGPAFYPLLLNYPYFDLYRKQVVKQADLVLALHLCGDSFSPEEKARDFAYYEARTVRDSSLSAGTQAVIAAEVGHLDLAYDYLAEAALTDLQDVHNNVRNGLHMASLAGAWQGTVAGFGGLRDHGGQLSFAPRLPRQLGGITFRLAFRGTRFQVSIRPGEATYHVLEGDPLELVHHGERFTVTTDPVTLPIADVDAGTPPVQPYGRAPQRRDSSKLRQFVSPEA; translated from the coding sequence ATGACCGAAACGCTCTTCGGCTACGAGTGCTCGCCGTGGGAGCTGCGCTGGCGCGGCCTCGACGTCGACGCGCTGCAGCGCACGGAGTCGGCGTTCGCGTTGTCCAACGGCCACATCGGCCTGCGCGGCACGCTGGAGGAGGCCGAGCCGCGCGGGCTGCCCGGCACGTACCTCAACGGCTTCTACGAGCAGCACGAACTGCCCTACGCCGAAGGCGGCTACGGCTACCCCGAGGAGGGGCAGACCGTGGTCAACGTGACCGACGGCAAGATCCTCCGGCTGCTGGTCGAGGACGAGCCGCTCGACATGCGCTACGGCACCGCGCTGGAGCACGACCGCGTGCTCGACTTCCGCAGCGGCACCCTGACCCGCTCCACCGAGTGGTCCTCCCCCACCGGCCGGCGCGTGCGCGTGAAAACCGAGCGGCTCGTGTCGTTCACGCAGCGCGCGATCGCGGCGATCCGCTACGAGGTGGAGCCGCTCGACGAGGACCTGCAGCTCGTGGTCCAGTCCGACCTGCTGGCCAACGAGCCGATCGAGTCCGAGACCCGTGACCCGCGCGTCGCCGCCGCTCTCGACACGCCGCTGGTGTCGCAGTTCAACCGCGCGGCGAACTACCAGGCCGTGCTCGTGCACCAGACGCGCAATTCCGGCCTGCGCATGGCCGCCGCGATGGACCACAAGATCGAGGTCGACGACGGCATCCGCACCCGCATCCACAGCGAGGACGACCTCGCGCGGCTCACGGTCGCCGTCGACGTGCCGAAGGGCGGGCGCCTGCGGATCACGAAGTTCCTGGCCTACGGCTGGTCCGCGCAGCGGTCCGTGCCCGCCCTGCGCGCGCAGGTCGAGGCCGCGCTCGCCGGCGCGCGGCAGACGGGGTGGAAGGGGCTGATCACCGAGCAGCGCCAGTACCTCGACGACTTCTGGGCCACCTCGGACATTGAGATCGACGGCGACCCCGAGCTCCAGCAGGCCGTGCGGTTCGCGCTCTTTCACCTGCTGCAGGCCGGTGCCCGCGGCGAGCAACGCGCGATCGCCGGCAAGGGCCTCACCGGCCCCGGCTACGACGGGCACGCGTTCTGGGACACCGAGACCTTCGTGCTCCCGGTGCTCACCTACACGATTCCCGACGCGGCGCGCGATGCGCTCAGCTGGCGGCACTCCACAATGGACAAAGCGAGGGAACGAGCCACCCAGCTCGGCCTGCACGGCGCGGCGTTCCCATGGCGGTCCATCACCGGCGCGGAATGTTCGGCCTACTGGCCCGCGGGCACAGCGGCGTTCCACGTGAGCGCCGACATCGCCGACGCCGTGCAGCGCTACGTGAACGCCACCGAAGACGAGGACTTCGAACGCGGCTGCGGCGCCGAGCTGCTCGTGGAAACGGCGCGGCTGTGGGCTTCGCTGGGCCACTACGACCGGCACGGGCACTTCCGCATCGACGGCGTGACCGGCCCGGACGAGTACTCGGCGGTGGCGGACAACAACGTCTACACGAACCTCATGGCGCGCCGGAACCTGATCGCCGCCGCGCAGGTGTGCGAGAAGTACCCGGACGCCCGGCAGCAGTTCGAAGTGGACGTCGCCGAGCTCGACAGCTGGCGCTCCGCGGCCGACGCGATGTTCCTGCCGTACAACCAGGAACTCGGCGTGCACCCGCAGTCGGAGGGCTTCCTGGAGCACGATGAGTGGGACTACAAGGGAACCGGCCCGGCGTTCTACCCGCTGCTGCTGAACTACCCGTACTTCGACCTGTACCGCAAGCAGGTCGTGAAGCAGGCCGACCTCGTGCTGGCGCTGCACCTGTGTGGTGACTCGTTCAGCCCCGAGGAGAAGGCCCGCGACTTCGCGTACTACGAGGCCCGCACGGTGCGCGACTCGTCGCTCTCGGCCGGCACGCAGGCCGTGATCGCGGCCGAGGTGGGCCACCTGGACCTCGCGTACGACTACCTGGCCGAGGCCGCGCTGACCGACCTGCAAGACGTGCACAACAACGTCCGCAACGGCCTGCACATGGCCTCGCTCGCCGGCGCGTGGCAGGGCACCGTCGCGGGCTTCGGCGGCCTGCGCGACCACGGCGGGCAGCTCTCGTTCGCCCCACGCCTGCCCCGCCAGCTCGGCGGCATCACCTTCCGCCTGGCCTTCCGCGGCACCCGCTTCCAGGTCTCCATCCGCCCCGGCGAGGCCACCTACCACGTCCTCGAGGGCGACCCTTTGGAACTCGTCCACCACGGCGAGCGCTTCACGGTCACCACGGACCCCGTGACACTCCCCATCGCGGACGTCGACGCGGGCACCCCACCGGTCCAGCCCTACGGCCGCGCACCTCAACGCCGGGACTCGTCGAAGCTGCGCCAGTTCGTGTCCCCGGAGGCCTGA
- a CDS encoding HAD family hydrolase, whose protein sequence is MIGLPDTITACLFDLDGVLTGTAVLHREAWKRTFDEFLRSRDGDTFREFTDHDYAAFVDGRPRADGVREFLRSRDIQLPEGTPDDGVNEPTVNGVGNRKNELVLKIIEERGVNPYPGSVRYLEAAKAAGLRIAVVTSSANGAKVLDAAELTKFVEARIDGLVIRRDNLKGKPAPDSFLAGAKALGVEPAHAAVFEDALSGVQAGHAGHFGYVVGVNRADQADELRSHGADFVVDDLAELLEKA, encoded by the coding sequence ATGATCGGACTGCCGGACACCATCACCGCTTGTCTGTTCGACCTCGACGGCGTGCTGACCGGAACGGCCGTGCTCCACCGTGAAGCGTGGAAACGGACGTTCGACGAGTTTCTCCGCAGCCGGGACGGCGACACGTTCCGGGAGTTCACCGACCACGACTACGCGGCCTTCGTCGACGGCCGCCCGCGCGCCGACGGCGTGCGCGAGTTCCTGCGCTCCCGCGACATCCAGCTGCCCGAGGGCACGCCCGACGACGGCGTGAACGAACCGACCGTGAACGGCGTCGGCAACCGCAAGAACGAGCTGGTCCTGAAGATCATCGAAGAGCGCGGTGTGAACCCCTACCCCGGCTCCGTGCGCTACCTCGAAGCGGCGAAGGCGGCCGGCCTGCGCATCGCCGTGGTGACGTCGTCGGCCAACGGCGCGAAGGTGCTCGACGCCGCGGAACTGACGAAGTTCGTCGAGGCCCGGATCGACGGCCTGGTCATCCGGCGCGACAACCTCAAGGGCAAACCCGCCCCCGATTCCTTCCTCGCCGGCGCGAAAGCGCTCGGGGTCGAACCCGCGCACGCGGCCGTGTTCGAAGACGCGCTCTCGGGCGTGCAGGCCGGGCACGCCGGGCACTTCGGTTACGTGGTGGGCGTGAACCGCGCCGACCAGGCCGACGAACTGCGATCGCACGGCGCCGACTTCGTGGTCGACGACCTCGCCGAACTTCTGGAGAAGGCATGA
- a CDS encoding ArsR/SmtB family transcription factor has protein sequence MEPDRRLIDPERVAAAVAGLGDRAVIEEWAGRFAVVADPSRLALLVSIHYAREISVTDLAAATGMTDTAVSQALRLLRAHGLVTAHRDGRVVRYRLADATVHELIHRVRPHDTGAAEADPDR, from the coding sequence ATCGAGCCCGACCGGCGTCTGATCGACCCGGAGCGCGTGGCCGCCGCTGTCGCCGGGCTGGGTGACAGGGCGGTCATCGAAGAGTGGGCGGGGCGGTTCGCCGTGGTGGCCGATCCGTCGCGGCTGGCGTTGCTCGTGTCGATCCACTACGCGCGCGAGATCAGTGTCACCGACCTGGCGGCGGCCACGGGCATGACGGACACCGCCGTTTCGCAGGCGCTGCGGCTGTTGCGGGCCCACGGATTGGTGACCGCGCACCGCGACGGGCGCGTGGTGCGGTACCGGCTGGCGGACGCGACGGTGCACGAGCTGATCCACCGTGTCCGGCCCCACGACACGGGTGCCGCGGAAGCGGATCCGGACCGGTAG
- a CDS encoding polyketide cyclase, translating to MAEENVSATLTIAVPASTVFAVLADPATHSAIDGTGWVREPVDRALLTEVGQLFRMDMCYGEGYRVINKVQVLEPPRVVGWFTGQEKEDGELEFGGWNWRYDLRPLGPCDTEVTLSYDWSAVPSFIRDRGIRFPPFPPDHLVNSLHHLAALAKASWLVAGSQ from the coding sequence ATGGCCGAGGAGAACGTGAGCGCCACCCTGACCATCGCAGTACCCGCCAGCACGGTTTTCGCGGTCCTGGCGGACCCGGCGACCCACTCCGCGATCGACGGCACCGGCTGGGTCCGGGAACCCGTCGACCGGGCGCTGCTGACCGAGGTGGGGCAGCTGTTCCGGATGGACATGTGCTACGGCGAGGGCTACCGGGTGATCAACAAGGTTCAGGTGCTCGAGCCGCCGCGCGTCGTCGGCTGGTTCACGGGGCAGGAGAAAGAAGACGGCGAGCTGGAGTTCGGGGGCTGGAACTGGCGTTACGACCTCAGGCCGCTCGGTCCGTGCGACACCGAAGTCACGCTCTCCTACGACTGGTCGGCGGTACCCTCGTTCATCCGCGATCGCGGTATCCGGTTCCCGCCGTTTCCCCCTGACCACCTTGTCAACTCGCTGCACCACTTGGCCGCGCTGGCCAAGGCGTCCTGGCTCGTGGCCGGCTCGCAGTGA
- a CDS encoding ROK family transcriptional regulator, with amino-acid sequence MRRINQRAVLDLLRRGGPATRPQVAKDTGLSKPTVSQALLALEAAGLARATGHTSTGTGRSAVLYEADPTAGYVLGVDIGREHIRVAVSDLGRTMVARRDARNTARSGSALVASVGRLAREIVAEAGLTDADIVVRVLGSPGVADPAKRCFRHAPNLPGWGKPGLLDDLEAALGAGLVVENDANLTAVGEWESGAARGASVVGCLMIGTGVGMGLMVDGRVFRGATGAAGEIGYLPYGRTQSGGEVPARGHLEEATAAQSVVRGARELGLGTAKSAREVFRLAREGDELAQRAVRTEADRLAYTVASVAAVVDPELIVLGGGIGTAADLLLDPIDRALRSFTPLVPTVVQGELGDDGVLTGAMSVGLRAAEGLVFERRVGAA; translated from the coding sequence ATGCGCAGGATCAACCAGCGGGCGGTGCTCGACCTGCTGCGCCGGGGCGGGCCGGCCACGCGGCCGCAGGTCGCGAAGGACACCGGGCTGTCCAAGCCGACGGTGAGCCAGGCGCTGCTGGCGCTCGAAGCCGCGGGCCTCGCGCGGGCGACCGGGCACACGTCCACCGGCACCGGCCGGTCCGCCGTGCTCTACGAAGCCGACCCCACCGCGGGATACGTGCTGGGCGTGGACATCGGGCGCGAGCACATCCGCGTCGCCGTGTCGGACCTGGGCCGCACGATGGTCGCCCGCCGCGACGCGCGCAACACGGCCCGCTCCGGCAGCGCGCTCGTCGCCTCCGTCGGCCGGCTGGCGCGCGAGATCGTGGCGGAGGCCGGGTTGACCGACGCCGACATCGTGGTGCGCGTGCTGGGCTCCCCCGGTGTCGCGGACCCGGCGAAGCGCTGCTTCCGGCACGCGCCGAATCTGCCGGGCTGGGGCAAGCCCGGCCTGCTCGACGACCTGGAGGCCGCACTGGGCGCCGGCCTGGTCGTGGAGAACGACGCCAACCTCACCGCCGTCGGCGAGTGGGAAAGCGGCGCCGCCCGCGGCGCGTCCGTGGTGGGCTGCCTCATGATCGGCACCGGCGTCGGCATGGGCCTCATGGTCGACGGCCGCGTCTTCCGCGGCGCGACGGGCGCCGCCGGCGAGATCGGCTACCTCCCCTACGGCCGCACGCAGTCCGGCGGTGAGGTCCCGGCCCGCGGCCACCTCGAAGAGGCCACCGCCGCCCAGTCCGTGGTCCGCGGCGCACGCGAACTCGGCCTGGGCACAGCGAAATCGGCCCGCGAGGTCTTCCGCCTGGCCCGCGAAGGCGACGAACTCGCCCAGCGCGCGGTGCGCACGGAAGCCGACCGCCTCGCCTACACGGTCGCCTCCGTGGCCGCCGTGGTCGACCCCGAGCTCATCGTCCTGGGCGGAGGCATCGGCACCGCCGCCGACTTGCTCCTGGACCCCATCGACCGCGCCCTGCGCTCCTTCACGCCCCTCGTCCCGACCGTCGTCCAAGGCGAACTGGGCGACGACGGCGTGCTGACGGGGGCGATGAGTGTGGGGTTGAGGGCTGCGGAGGGACTGGTGTTCGAACGTCGGGTCGGGGCGGCCTGA